A genomic window from Hyla sarda isolate aHylSar1 chromosome 10, aHylSar1.hap1, whole genome shotgun sequence includes:
- the LOC130294013 gene encoding pro-adrenomedullin-like — MAFRGCLVLIFLVMTINVCSAHWMGSRDRRMPPPVESFLEKLRGLTNQRLKRDVRDSETHISTQEVPKEDAQTSQNALSSLLHLREKRYAATAGGRGCHLGTCQIQNLANMLYRLGNNNYKDGSNRDTKDPLGYGRRRRSLLREKERTGLSETLLAT; from the exons ATGGCTTTCCGTGGATGTCTTGTTCTGATTTTCCTTGTGATGACAATCAATGTGTGCAGCGCTCACTGGATGgggagcagggacag ACGTATGCCACCTCCTGTAGAGTCTTTCCTGGAGAAGCTAAGAGGTCTTACAAACCAGAGACTAAAACGGGATGTAAGAGACAGTGAGACTCATATATCTACTCAGGAAGTCCCAAAAGAAGATGCACAGACTAGCCAGAATGCCTTAAG TTCCTTGTTGCACTTGAGAGAGAAACGTTACGCCGCTACCGCCGGTGGTCGCGGCTGTCACTTGGGGACCTGCCAGATTCAGAATTTAGCTAACATGCTTTACCGACTCGGGAACAACAACTACAAAGATGGCTCCAACAGAGACACTAAAGACCCCTTAGGATACGGCAGAAGACGTCGTTCCTTGCTCCGGGAGAAGGAACGGACTGGCTTATCTGAAACATTACTTGCTACATAG